From the genome of bacterium:
ACCAGCGAGTACCAGCTGCACTCCGAGGAGAACCGCCTGCGCCGGATCGAGCTACCGCCGCCGCGCGGGCTGATCCTTGACCGCAACGGCGCGGTGCTGGCCGAGAACATCCCCTCCTACTCGCTGGAAATCTACCCCTTGCCGGTGGATTCGATGACGATCCTGCTGCACCGTCTGGCCCCGCTGCTGGACCTCGACCCGGAGCAGCAGGACCAGTTGGCCGAGGATTTCAGCCGTCACCGCAACACGCCGCTCAAGGTTTCGGGGAATATCGACCAGAAAACCCTGGCCGTGGTGGAGGAGCACCGCAACGAACTGCCCAATATCCACCTGCGCTCGGACATGAAACGCCACTATGTGCTGGGTGAGGCCGTGGCCCATGTCCTGGGCTACGTGGGCGAGATCAACGACCGCGAGATGGAGCAGGATCGCTACAAGGACTACAGCATGGGCAGCCTGATCGGCCGCAGCGGGATCGAGGCCCAGTACGAGCCGGCGCTGCACGGCCGCCAGGGGATCAAGTTCGTGGAGGTTGACGCCCGCGGGCGCGAGCTGGGTCCGTTCCAGGACCGCCCGCCGCTTTTGCCCGAGCCGGGCCGGGACCTGCAACTGACCATCGACAGCCGTCTGCAGCAGGCCATGGCCTCGATCATGGACACGGTGGCGATCGGGGCGATGGTGGCGATGGACCCTAACAGCGGCGAGATACTGGCCATGGTCAGCCGGCCCTCGTTCGACCCGAACAACCTCTCGGCCGGCATCTCGGGCCGCGAGCTGCGGCAGCTTTTGTTCCACCCGAACAAGCCGTTCCTCAACCGCACGATCCAGGGGGTCTACCCCCCCGGCTCGACTTTCAAGGTGTTCACCGCCATGGTCGGGGCGGAGCTGGGCTACATCCATCCGGATTACTCCGGCCTGGAGGCGGTTTGCCGGGGCGGACTGCAGTATGGGCGGCGCTTTTTCAAGTGCTGGGAGCCGAGGGGGCACGGACGGGTGAACATCTTTTCGGCCATCGTCCTGTCCTGCGACACCTTTTTCTACCAGCTCGGCATCAAGATCGGTCTGGACAAGTTCTGCGAGATAGGACGTCAGAGCGGCATCTTCGACAAGACCGGCATCGACCTGCCCAACGAGGAGCACGGGCTGATCCCGGACGAGAGCTGGTACAACCGCACCCACGGCAAGGGCAACTGGGGGCCGGGCAACGTGCTGAACCTCTCGATCGGCCAGGGCGAGATATCGATGACTCCGCTGGAGATAGCTTCGCTCTACGCGGCTGTCGCCACCGGGGGCAGGCGCTACCGTCCGCACCTGGTGCGGGGTGACATCCAGCAGTTCCGTCTGCCCGACCTGATGTTCCAGCGCGAGAACATCCGGATGCTGATGGATCCGCTCTCCGGGGTGATCAACGACGAGAGCCGGGGCACCGCCCGCGGCAGCCGTCTCTGGGGCCACGAGCTGCACATGGGCGGCAAGACCGGCACGGCGCAGAACCCGCACGGCGAGGCCCACAGCCTGTTCGTGGGCATCTACCCGATGGAGGCCCCGGAAATAGTGGTCTCCATAGTGATCGAGTTCGGCGGGCACGGCTCGGCGGCGGCCCGGCTGGTGCGCGACCTGGTGCTGGAGTACATCCGGCTCAAGGAAATGGACAACCCGAAAGCCCTGGCCGCAACCGCACCGGCGACGTCCACCGCGCCCGAAACGCCGGCCGCGGCCTCCGGGCCGGACAAACCGTCCGCCGCCCCCGAAACAGTGGCTGCGCCCGCCGCCGCCACTGTCACGGACAGCCTCAACACAGGAACGCGATGAATGGACTGGCTTAAGAAATACGACTGGTTTCTGCTGAGCCTGGTGCTGGCCCTGACCCTCTCCGGGATAGCGATGATCTACAGCGCCGACCAGATCCAGACCACCCGCCTTTCCGGTGTGCTGCACCACCGTCGCCAGCTGCTCTGGCTGGTGGCCTCGATAGTGGTGCTGCTTATAACCAGCACGGTGAACCTGCGCACCGTGGAGTCGCTCTCCTACCCGATCTACGCCCTGGTCAACATCGGGCTGGTCATTCTCCTGCTCACGGCCAGCGGTGTGGAGCGCTGGATCGACATCCCCGGCACCACGATCAAGATACAGCCCTCGGAAATGGCCAAGATGAGCGTGATCCTGGCCCTGGCCGCTTATTTCGCCAACCGGAAGAAAAAGATCGAGGGCCTGAAGGACCTTATCGTGCCGATGATAATCATGGGCATCCCCGGGGTGCTCACCCTGCTGCAGCCCGACCTGGGCACTGCCATCGTGTTTTTCTTCATCTATTTCGGCATGCTCTACTGGGCAGGCCTGCGACCGATCTACCTGTTCCTTCTGCTCAGCCCGGTGATCAGTTTCTTCCTCGCCCTGGTCAGCCTGCTGGGCCAGATGACCCTGCCGCTCTGGGGTGTGTTCTTCGTCATTCTGGTGGCCTTGGTGTTCTACAACCGGATATTCCTGATGGACGCGCTGATAATCCTGACCGCCAACCTGGCCACCGGCATCCTCACCTCGCCGCTCTGGAACAGCCTCAAGCCCTACCAGCAGAACCGTATCCTGGTGTTTTTCCAGCCCGAGCGCGACCCCCAGGGCACAGGCTGGCAGATCATCCAGAGCAAGGTCTCTATCGGCTCGGGCGGACTTCTGGGCAAGGGCTACCTGGAAGGGACCCAGAAAAACCTGGCCTTCCTGCCGGCCCAGCACACGGATTTCATCTTCCCGCTGGTGGGAGAGGAATTCGGATTTATCGGCGTGGCCATAATTCTTGCGCTTTTTTTCCTGCTCGTGTACCGTATTGTCGAGCTGGCCCGGATAGCCGGCAGCAGCTACGCCAGCATGGCGGCTTTCGGGATCGCCAGTTTCCTGTTCGGCCACATCATAATCAACGTGGGCATGACCGTAGGCCTGATGCCCATTACCGGCCTGCCGCTGCCGCTGTTCAGCTACGGCGGCTCGTTCCTGATGACCTGCTATCTGGCGGTGGGCCTGTTGCAGCGTATCTACCTCGACCGGAGCGGACTGTAATGGAATCGCAGCCCACAGCCGCGGGCGGCGTGGATGTCTCGGTGCTCGTGCCGGTCTACAACGAGTCCGGGTCGCTGGCGGAGCTGCACGCGCGCCTGAGTGCGGTGCTGGAGGCCACGGGACGCTCGTTCGAGATTCTGTTCGTGGATGACGGGAGCACGGACGGCTCGGTGGCTATACTCGAAAAGTTAAGCCGTGCCGACCGCCGGGTGCGTCTGGTGCGGTTCCGCCGCAATTTCGGCAAGAGCGCGGCCCTGGAGGCCGGGTTCTCGCGCGTGCGCGGGGATCTGGTGTTCACCATGGACGCCGACCTGCAGGATGACCCGGATGAGATCCCCGCTTTCATCGCCAAGCTGGAGGAGGGCTTTGACCTGGTCTCGGGCTGGAAAGCCAAGCGCCACGACCCCCTGAGCAAGACCCTGCCCTCCAAGCTGTTCAACCGCGTGACCTCGCTGGTTAGCGGCCTGCGCCTGCACGATTTCAACTGCGGGTTCAAGCTCTACCGCGCCGAGGTGGTCCGCTCGCTGAGGGTTTACGGCGAGCTGCACCGCTACCTTCCCGCCCTGGCGCATTTCCAGGGCTGGCGCGTCACCGAGATCCCGGTGCGGCATCACGCCCGCCGCCACGGGGTGAGCAAGTTCGGCTCCAGCCGCCTGGTCAAGGGCTACCTGGACCTGATGACCGTGGTGTTCCTGAACCGCTACACCCGGCGGCCGCTGCACTTTTTCGGCACCCTTGGCTCCATTTTCTGCGCGGCCGGGTTCGGGATCGGCTGCTACTTTGTCTGGTACTGGCTGCTCAACCACAACATCGGGGGACGGGTGCCGCTGCTGCTGTTCGCCGTGTTCCTGATGCTGAGCGGAATCCAGCTCATCTCCACAGGCCTGATCGGCGAGATGCTGGCCGCGCGCAGCGACCGCGGCGAGCCCGCCTACCGTCTGGCCGGCGACAGTGACAACGAGAGCGACCGGATTTCAGACTGACAGCCCGCACTTTGCAACTCGTTTGCCTTTCTTGCGTTAAACAAGCACCAAGCCTGAAATAAATGACTGCCGTGCGGCAGCCCTGCCGTTTTCAGTCAGGTGTCCTCCCCGCCCGGCTATTTCTGTCGAGAACTTCCGCCTCATCCTGTCCCGAACGCCGACCACCGGAGGCCACCATGCGCAGCAGTGTCAGCCGTCGGAGTTTCGTCCGCCAATCGCTCGCTTTCAGCGGGGCCTCGCTGGCCGCCGCAGGGCTGAGCCTGGAGCACACGGCCCTGCAGGCGGCCCAGGCCGCCGCGCCGGCCGCGGACAGCCCAAGGGTGACCGGCCTGCAGAAAGGCCGTCTGGGCAAGCTGGAAATCTCGCGTCTGCTCTGTGGAGGGAACCTGTTCAGTGGGTTCGCCCACAGCCGCGACCTGGTCTATGTCTCGGGACTGCTCAAGAACTATTTCACCCCCGAAAAGATCATGGACACGCTGCAGGTCGCCGAGGAGAACGGGATCAACGCCGCGGTGCTGCGCTGCGACGAGCAGATCGGCTCGGTGCTCGAGCGTTACCGCAAGGAGCGCGGCGGCAGGATACAGTGGATCGCCCAGACCTACCCCAAGCTGGACAACCTCTACGAGAACGTGCAGTACGCCATCGACCACGGCGCGGTGGCGGCTTTCCCACAGGGCGGGGTAGGCGACACATTTGTCACCGGCGGGCATGTGGATGAGCTGGGCAAGGTGCTCGAATTCATGAAGAAAAACGGCCTGGTAGCCGGGATCGGCTCGCACATGCTGGCCGTGACCGCCGCCGCCGAAAAGCACGGCCTCAACCCGGATTTCTATTTCAAGACCATCAACACCGCAGGCTACGAGACCCAGCCGCCGGCCGAGGTGGCGGCTTTCTTCCGCGAGATCGACAAGCCCTGGATCGCGTTCAAGGTGCTGGGCGCGGGCGCGGTGCTGCCGCAGGACGGGTTCAAGATGGCTTTCAGCCAGGGGGCCGATTTCATCAACGTGGGGATGTTCGATTTCCAGGTGAAAGAGGATATCGTGGCTGTGCGCGACCTTCTGGCGGGCAACCTCGACCGTCAGCGGCCCTGGTGCTCCTGAGACGGGTTGGGGTTCCGTCTGTCATTCACAGAGACACGGCGCGCCGCGGCTGAATCTGAACGTTTTGCTAAGGGAGCGTTCACAGCAGGTGAACGGCGGGTTAACATTCCCGGTCGTAAAACGCAATGTAAAAGGGGCACGGAAATTCCGTGCCCCTTCTCTTACG
Proteins encoded in this window:
- the rodA gene encoding rod shape-determining protein RodA, producing the protein MDWLKKYDWFLLSLVLALTLSGIAMIYSADQIQTTRLSGVLHHRRQLLWLVASIVVLLITSTVNLRTVESLSYPIYALVNIGLVILLLTASGVERWIDIPGTTIKIQPSEMAKMSVILALAAYFANRKKKIEGLKDLIVPMIIMGIPGVLTLLQPDLGTAIVFFFIYFGMLYWAGLRPIYLFLLLSPVISFFLALVSLLGQMTLPLWGVFFVILVALVFYNRIFLMDALIILTANLATGILTSPLWNSLKPYQQNRILVFFQPERDPQGTGWQIIQSKVSIGSGGLLGKGYLEGTQKNLAFLPAQHTDFIFPLVGEEFGFIGVAIILALFFLLVYRIVELARIAGSSYASMAAFGIASFLFGHIIINVGMTVGLMPITGLPLPLFSYGGSFLMTCYLAVGLLQRIYLDRSGL
- a CDS encoding glycosyltransferase family 2 protein — translated: MESQPTAAGGVDVSVLVPVYNESGSLAELHARLSAVLEATGRSFEILFVDDGSTDGSVAILEKLSRADRRVRLVRFRRNFGKSAALEAGFSRVRGDLVFTMDADLQDDPDEIPAFIAKLEEGFDLVSGWKAKRHDPLSKTLPSKLFNRVTSLVSGLRLHDFNCGFKLYRAEVVRSLRVYGELHRYLPALAHFQGWRVTEIPVRHHARRHGVSKFGSSRLVKGYLDLMTVVFLNRYTRRPLHFFGTLGSIFCAAGFGIGCYFVWYWLLNHNIGGRVPLLLFAVFLMLSGIQLISTGLIGEMLAARSDRGEPAYRLAGDSDNESDRISD
- the mrdA gene encoding penicillin-binding protein 2; this translates as MSIRSLQDESVSDRLRKAQVAQIFFVLPFLLLISVFFRYQVLHTSEYQLHSEENRLRRIELPPPRGLILDRNGAVLAENIPSYSLEIYPLPVDSMTILLHRLAPLLDLDPEQQDQLAEDFSRHRNTPLKVSGNIDQKTLAVVEEHRNELPNIHLRSDMKRHYVLGEAVAHVLGYVGEINDREMEQDRYKDYSMGSLIGRSGIEAQYEPALHGRQGIKFVEVDARGRELGPFQDRPPLLPEPGRDLQLTIDSRLQQAMASIMDTVAIGAMVAMDPNSGEILAMVSRPSFDPNNLSAGISGRELRQLLFHPNKPFLNRTIQGVYPPGSTFKVFTAMVGAELGYIHPDYSGLEAVCRGGLQYGRRFFKCWEPRGHGRVNIFSAIVLSCDTFFYQLGIKIGLDKFCEIGRQSGIFDKTGIDLPNEEHGLIPDESWYNRTHGKGNWGPGNVLNLSIGQGEISMTPLEIASLYAAVATGGRRYRPHLVRGDIQQFRLPDLMFQRENIRMLMDPLSGVINDESRGTARGSRLWGHELHMGGKTGTAQNPHGEAHSLFVGIYPMEAPEIVVSIVIEFGGHGSAAARLVRDLVLEYIRLKEMDNPKALAATAPATSTAPETPAAASGPDKPSAAPETVAAPAAATVTDSLNTGTR